A genomic region of Phragmites australis chromosome 2, lpPhrAust1.1, whole genome shotgun sequence contains the following coding sequences:
- the LOC133898648 gene encoding translation machinery-associated protein 22-like, protein MAAEKPAPVRVLYCGVCGLPAEYCEFGPDFERCKPWLRAHAPGVYPDELVASSSSSGGDKDVEKVGERLQGVGISDASSSAAGDASASKQEEVKRLPGGKIKKKEKREVVIEKIVRNKRKCVTVVKGLELFGVKLSDASKKLGKKFATGASVVKGPTEKEQIDVQGDISYDIVEFITDTWPDVPESAIFFIEDGRKVAAA, encoded by the exons atggcggcagaGAAGCCGGCTCCGGTGCGGGTGCTCTACTGCGGCGTCTGCGGCCTCCCGGCCGAGTACTGCGAGTTCGGCCCCGACTTCGAGCGCTGCAAGCCCTGGCTCCGCGCCCACGCGCCCGGCGTCTACCCTGACGAactcgtcgcctcctcctcctcca GCGGCGGCGACAAGGACGTCGAGAAGGTCGGGGAGCGCCTCCAGGGCGTCGGGATCTCTGACGCCTCCTCCAGCGCCGCAG GGGATGCTTCCGCATCTAAGCAGGAAGAGGTGAAACGCCTGCCCGGTGGAAAGATCAAGAAAAAG GAGAAGCGAGAGGTTGTGATCGAGAAGATTGTCCGCAACAAGCGAAAATGTGTTACTGTGGTGAAAGGCCTTGAATTGTTTG GTGTAAAACTGAGTGACGCTTCAAAGAAGCTTGGGAAGAAGTTTGCAACTGGAGCTTCTGTTGTTAAG GGCCCAACTGAGAAGGAGCAAATTGACGTGCAAGGGGACATATCATATGATATTGTGGAGTTTATTACAGATACATGGCCTGAT
- the LOC133909840 gene encoding putative transcription factor bHLH041: MDRSWLHGYANNTTGNSGFMCGYAASFNPAELQHREEEEQQLLITSQIQHHLNQISMHMNMDDEAAYVPSNNDGAIDMQHLLDLHHAAGSFPSSSSSSSLSLRSASLSCSPESSAHILAPPAATCSQYPEVSSHVPLAPVAPYDDHYYHGQYANNLHVIAPAADHEAAAMAPELAANTGAFKRYARHLGPRKTTKPGACGQRMFKTAMSVLAKMHMAARYNQQYYYQASAEASAPPPSVNQLQHMISERKRREKFNDSFHALKTVLPPGAKKDKTSILIRAREYVRSLESKVSELEEKNKSLESRLTQRDSGDGRKDAGGDDNSGEKVQIEITRAAKEEWAIEPRDLCTLKIAVRSRCNMTDVVLRTLQCLKDQMGDDVSLVAMSTSGSTGPPPRAVLTLQIKSPSAEWDEQPIKNAVAKVVADALALPSAETAAAPV, from the exons ATGGATAGAAGCTGGCTCCATGGCTATGCCAACAACACCACCGGCAACAGCGGCTTCATGTGCGGCTACGCTGCCAG CTTTAACCCGGCAGAGTTGCAGcacagggaggaggaggagcagcaattGCTCATCACCTCACAGATTCAGCATCACTTGAACCAG ATCAGCATGCACATGAACATGGACGACGAGGCAGCGTACGTGCCTTCCAACAACGACGGCGCCATCGACATGCAGCACCTCCTCGATTTGCACCACGCCGCCGGCAGCTTCccgtcctcgtcgtcctcctcttcgCTCTCGCTACGttctgcctccctctcctgcagCCCCGAGAGCTCAGCGCACATCCTCGCCCCGCCAGCGGCCACCTGCAGCCAATACCCGGAGGTCTCCTCCCACGTACCATTAGCACCCGTAGCGCCCTACGACGATCACTACTACCATGGTCAGTACGCCAACAACCTTCACGTGATTGCGCCGGCGGCTGACCATGAAGCCGCAGCAATGGCGCCGGAGTTAGCGGCAAACACCGGTGCGTTCAAGCGCTACGCACGGCACCTCGGCCCAAGGAAGACGACGAAGCCGGGCGCGTGCGGCCAGAGGATGTTCAAGACGGCCATGTCGGTGCTGGCCAAGATGCACATGGCGGCGAGGTATAACCAGCAGTACTACTACCAGGCGTCGGCCGAGGCCTCCGCGCCACCGCCGTCAGTGAACCAATTGCAGCACATGATCTCCGAGCGCAAGCGGCGGGAGAAGTTCAACGACAGCTTCCACGCCCTCAAGACCGTCCTTCCACCTGGCGCCAAA AAGGACAAGACGTCGATACTGATCAGGGCAAGGGAGTACGTGAGATCTCTCGAGTCCAAGGTATCCGAACTCGAGGAGAAGAACAAGTCGCTGGAGTCGCGGCTGACCCAGCGCGACAGCGGCGACGGCCGCAAAgacgccggcggcgacgacaaCTCCGGCGAGAAGGTGCAGATCGAGATAACCAGAGCGGCGAAAGAGGAGTGGGCGATCGAACCGCGTGATCTCTGCACGCTCAAGATAGCGGTGAGGTCGCGGTGCAATATGACGGACGTGGTGCTTCGGACGCTGCAGTGCCTGAAAGATCAGATGGGGGATGACGTCAGCCTGGTGGCAATGAGTACAAGCGGCAGCACTGGACCTCCTCCTCGAGCTGTCCTGACGTTGCAAATCAAG TCGCCGAGCGCTGAGTGGGACGAGCAGCCGATCAAGAACGCCGTGGCGAAGGTCGTCGCCGATGCGCTGGCGCTGCCATCTGCGGAGACCGCGGCGGCGCCAGTCTGA